TTCTAACCTGGAATCTTCAGCTGAGGGACTCTATTGGCCCTATATGGAAAACCACCAGTCCTATAAATAAGCTGTTTTTGGCCATTTATCAAcacggggcaaatttgcccatgtgtAGTAACCCATGGAatccaatcaaattgttgcattcattgttctgctAGCAACTGGCTAAGAAAAAAACAATCactcattggttgttatgggttattgcccacagGTAGATTTAGATTTTCGCAGTGTTGATAATGGAGCCCTAGTACTTTTTCTTGACTGTTGACTGGTTGCTCTAATTGTTATTGGTTTGTGAGACAGTACTAATACCCACAACTAACTGAGGTGCTATtgcttgtttgtatgtatgtatgtatgtataactttatttataaagcgccacaagggtacgcagcgctgtacaatattacagaatacaaaattacacacagggaggacaagtgatataataaataaatacaataaatatatatatatgccagtggcatatggtatgagacacagtaggaaggaggtccctgccccgtagagcttacaatctaagtggttgggtaacatacaggcacaaagcggaaggtaagagtgcatcaggtatgggcaattgcccttaagcacaggactaggcgagataatgtcttagtgctccagaaggtaacagctgagctttttcttaaagagagcgggtgagttttccctacggagggattcaacTCTGCCCCAGTCAGATGCACTGGACTCTTCAGGAGGCTTCCTGCACCTACATTTTAGGGAGGCTTTTCTTCCTTTCCCAAACTGGCTGAGGCTCCAGAACCCCAGATCCTATGCCACTATGGCCCAGGAGTCTGACAGCTGAGGGGCTGTGCTTCATGCATTTCCATCAGAACCTTGCAGGAACCAGAAAGTCAATAGACTGCTTGTCTAGAAAATCTGATGGCTAACAAACTCAAATGTTGGCTGTCAGTCTGCTGCAAATCTTAATGATAGAAATGACAGTAAGTGATAGGAAAGATATTTAATATTGAAAGTTGCTTACACTATATACAGCAGATAGTAAAGAGGAATAATATCCCTGTATGGATGTAAAATAATGCTTCAGAGAAGGTGTGTTTTATTCAGCACCCAGCTACGGGCCAGTTTCATTCTACCTTACAAGGCTTCCACTGACATGCGAAATGTGACATATAAACATAAATGAGCTTTGGACAAGTTTATCTTTTCCTAAATGTTTTGTGTAAGGAAGAGGCAGTTGCCTTTAGATTTACCTCATGGAAAGGCCATGTCGTACGAGTGAGCTTCAGGAAAAGCCAAACTTCTGTGTGCTTCAAATGGGATGTAAACCTCTAGTACCCCCTAGCTCTCTGAAGAAGGCACTCCAAATATAACTGggttaaaataatttgtttgccaGGTAGACTTTCCTTTAGGCCTATGGAACACCGTAGGGCAAACCTCTTTATCCAAGATTGATCTGCTATATCTTATATTTAAGGTTGACTGTAATAATCAATAATGgtgcctggggtgccaaataaaggctgttattggttatttggtagcccctatatggacagggagcctacagaaggatctgtttggcagtacaaaattgtctccaagccaggaattcaaaaataagcaccagctttgatgccactgggaacaacatccaaggggctggtgagcaacatgttgcctgtgagccactggttggggatcactgattttaATGAACAGTGACTACATATCTGTCCAAGAAGAAGGACAAACAAGTGCAATCTCTAGAGACAGTCTGTACCTTACTGCACGTCCATTCCTGCAGTACATTGGATTCTGTGTTTGCACTGACTTTCCCTCAGCCCTGCAAAACCTGTTCCATCACCTCAGTAGAAGTTCTGCCAAGAAATTGCTGAGGGTTACTTGGTAGCTTGCCTATGCTTTCTACAATGATAAGCCGTGTTTCCTATACAGGGGCTCCTACATAGAAAGGATCCACCGAAGGAGAACACAGGGTAAAACAACCATGTCTaaagctgtgtgtgtgggggtgggggggtggggggggtgttcCATGCTGGTGGTGTTTGCCACTGTAGCTGCAATGTTCTCTCGAAAATCCTACTGTAAATGTTTTCCATCATCTGCTGTGTCTAATATGGGTTCCACAGATGGACACAGATGTCCCTTCACAAGCCAAGCTGCATCAGAGCTGCCTTGGGTAGTTGGAAAATGTTTCTAATGTCACCTTTTAAAAACTTTGTAGTACATATGCATTATGTCACCAAAAATTATCCAAATACtatctgtccaacatctcattctgcAACCAAGGGTAATAATATGTACTTGGTCCTCCTTTTGCTGCCCTTCTGGAAAGGCTTCTCATTGGATGTTAAAGTATTGTTGGTGGAATTTACATTTGTGAGGTTGGGAGCTGATGTTGAGACCTcactggcactttttttttttataaacctttAACTACAGTTATATTTTTCTGGGGAAGTGATATAAAAATGTTCTTGGTTCTCTTTCCTGTTTCATACTTGGCTGGGTTTCTGCAGTATAATGGGTACATTAAGGACTTGGTACAGAACAATTATCTCTTCTTGGCTCCACTACAAAAGGATAATGTGTGCCACATATTCCTTCAACTACTTGCTACTATAAGAAAATAATgtgtatacacatatacacactatatatatatagtccactTCAATGCTATGCTTAGAATTGCTAGCAATAATTGTGCCTATCTAACAAGCATATAGAAGTAATTCCAGCCTTTCTCCTGCACTACCAGCACTAACCAGTATGCATGTAAAATAGGTATAGCTATGGGCTATAGGAAAATGGAGTGGTGAGAGTCTGTTATAAAGCCTTCAATTAACAAAAACACATAGTTGTCAGCCAACCAGAAGGAACTACCAAATTCTGGACTCCAGGCTATAGAAAGAGTAAGATTATAAGATTAGAGAATACGGCTATTTTAAATACCCCTAGCATTTGCCATGTTACTGCAACAAATAAATTACTAGTGATATTAAAATGTTTGAACATCTTCATATTCATCAGTGGTCCCTAAACTTAGGAGGATGGGGGCTCAGCCTGATAACCAATTGGAATGAGCTTTGACAAAAATGCATATTTGCTTTCCTATATAGtctcagcttgaaggtcagttttGATCAACAaatatttgctttcctagatattcttggatctCTTGCAGCATGGCTGATACACAAATGTTTTTGGATGtttgtaactttgttatgagGTACAGGGTGCCCTGACCTAATGTGGGACCTCCAAGAGCTTGAACCAAAAGTCTGAAAACCATATGAAATGAAGGCCAGGAGATGATCTTTTTAGAGTCCCTGCAGGGCTAAGTTAGAACTCCTGCAAACAAAATATATGTGCCACGTGATGAGATGAAGGCTTCCAATTCTGGCTCCAGCTTACCTAAACTGACCACAAGATTGTTTGCTGTGCTTTCAGGATGTTTTTCCTGGTCCCCTGATTTGAAGTCTTACAGGATTTAGCTGACAAACCAAAAGGCCTAGGTCAGTAAGAAGAAGTCTAGGCATGGCCTGACAGGGCAAGGTCAGATTGAAGCAAAAGCCCTGGGCTTTAGGAGGACATCTAGAGATTACCTGGGGAGACTGATGAAGATGTGGTCTCTTACAGTCAATAAATAAGCATATGAGAAGTGCTTGCTATGATAGTCTGTATGTATTGTACAGTATTGTGATGAAAGGCCCTAAGCTGTGTGTCTAAACTTGGGCCTGTACCATTTAGAGAGGATTTACTCTCTTTAGGTTTATGCTCTTTAGGTTTTCTGCATCTTTCAGTGGATTAAACTGTCGGACACAGGCATTAAGTATAGGGTCCTCCTGCACAGCACAACCCCTGCTAGTCCTATTTAAAATGGGCTTTGCTTAAATCCCCACAGTTTGTGTAATTGCATCTATCTAAAGAAGTAATGTTGATGTATTTTATAACAAAACGCTATTAAATGCTTCAGATTGTATTTAGTTAATTGATAACCTGGGCCGGTGATAGCAGAGCACTAGCCTGGGGTTCTTCTCAGCGAGCACCATGGAGCGATCCTTTTCTGCAGCAATGGGTCACCCAATGATGGTCAATGAAGAACCtcaggctggggcagttttctactaacaggagcaccggcctggggtatcaggtaaggtAATTCAATGACTGGGGGGTGCCTAGCAACACCCAGTGATTCACCTTTCCTTCGCCTATAAGCAGttaaatatcaatataaaaagaGTAAAGAAGAAATGATCTTTGCTTTCTGACATTGGTGTAATCCCCAGGTGGGCCACCCTGGACAAGCAGCCATGGGTTACAGATAAACCTTAATCATAAAATATGGACACAGCAAGAAAAATCACCTTGCAAATGTTCTTTCATATAGTCATTAGATTGCAGTATAGAACGTTGACAGGGCAGTTTATCTACTATTTATGGCTGACTTGTAGCGGATTATACTTTGTGGTTGGCTTTGAAACTGATATTAATGTCACAAGCAGGTGCACAAGTTTCACTCGCTGGTTTCTAATACGCtacttttttgtgttttcccAGAAATTTCATGcataaaactagaaaaaaaagattttggtaAGACCCAGTCCACCTCCTCCAGTCTTCAGAAGAAATATGAAGGCAAAGTCCAAAGCAGCAAGAAGGAGGAGGTCGGTCAACATAGAAGACATTCATGAGCAGAGAAGTTCAAGTGAGGCGCACCTAGTCAAGTGCCCGAGTTATAAGGAGAAGAGGAAAGGAGAGGATGAAGAGCTAGTCAAACTCACAAGCAAAAAGAAAAGAGAGACGGCCAATGGGAAAGAACATAGCACCCGGAGGCTGGAGAGCAACGAGCGGGAGCGTCAGAGGATGCACAAACTAAATAATGCCTTCCAGGCTCTCAGAGAAGTCATCCCTCATGTCCGAGCTGAGAAGAAGTTGTCCAAGATCGAGACACTCACACTGgccaaaaattatataaatactttaacagCAACCATTCTGAACATGTCTAGCGGCTGTGCAGCTCCGGGCCAGGAGGGCAGACCCGCCAATGGCGGAAAGCTCTTTCAGCACTATCAACAGCAACACAGTGATGAGGACAATGACGGACATTTAAAGCAGTACTCAACGCAAATCCACAGCTTCCGGCAAGGCAGTTGATATATAGAAAAACAAACTGTTTTTATTGGGGTACAAACtccacattaatatatatatttgaatgctCTGAATAGAAACCTTATACCATTAACTGTTAGGGAAGTCCATGAGCTGCACTGGTGAGACTGCTGGGAATGTTAGTCCTTAAACAGCTGCGGTGCCAAAGGTCGCCAATGGTGCCCTAATGCAGGAAATACAGGATATCCAACAGGTTGTGGTGCATGATGATTGGATATTAGTGCAGTTTAGTGGGGCAGGTGAATGGCCAAACTGCATTGATGTAACAGGGGTGGTCAGATTATAAAGCATAAAGTGTAGACTAGAGTAGATCCAAACCAACTAATggatattttaaatttttttcaatCATCTTTGCAGCAGATTTTGATCTGACAAACAGGTCATTTTAGAAGCCCAAGCAGTTTGATTGGAAATGGATTAAATATGTCTGTGGCCAACGTAAGAGTTCATGAAAACactgccatataaataaataagttcaTTTATTTAGTCCGCCCAGTGTCAAGGGCCCACAGGGCCACCACCTAAAGGGCTCACCACCCTCACCCGGGGCTCACTGGGTTTCCTTTCGGTGCCCGCTGGCCCAGTCCCAGCCTGAGTTTGTCACTGATGCTAGTGTTCTTTaagcaaatgtaaatatatattaggGCTAACTTGCCAACAAACCAGAGCTTTGCTTTCATGTTGTCAATCAGTTTCGGATTAGTTGCTTGTAGGAAGTGCAGTGGTGCAACTTAGCAGCTTTCTTAGTAAATAAGCCACCTGTAACTTCTGCACCTTTATTAGGCAGGAAAGGTTTAGGTTCTTTAGATGACTGGAATCAAATGTACATAGGTGATCTGGGCTGTTAATGACTAAGAACAGAAAATTGTGGTTTATTGAAATTAAAGATGAAACAAGATCAGAGGGTGATTGAATCTGCATCTGATGTGCGGTTTGAATTTGTGGAACGCATACTCCGTTTTCAGGACATAAGACTAGGCTACTGGCCATTCAACAATTCCCAGCGTCTTGGAGTCTGCAGGACAAATCCCGATGTCACAGATTTCATCTTGCTAGACTGTATTGTCACAACAGCACATTGGTGCGGTGCAGGCACATTATAAACACCTTGGTGCAGTGCCTAAAGACACAGTATAAACACCTTGGTTCAGTGGCTAAAGGCACAGTATAAacacattggtggggtgcctaaaggcacagtataaACACATTGGTGCAGTGGCTAAAGGCACAGTATagacacattggtggggtgcctaaaggcacagtatagACACATTGGTGCAGTGGCTAAAGGCACAGTATagacacattggtggggtgcctaaaggcacagtatagACACATTGGTGCAGTGGCTAAAGGCACAGTATAGACACATTGGTGAggtgcctaaaggcacagtatagACACATTGGTGCAGTGGCTAAAGGCACAGTATAGACACATTGGTGCCGtgcttaaaggcacagtatagaCACATTGGTGCAGTGGCTAAAGGCACAGTATagacacattggtggggtgcctaaaggcacagtatagACACATTGGTGCCGtgcttaaaggcacagtatagaCACATTGGTGCAGTGGCTAAAGGCACAGTATAGACACATTGGTGCCTtgcttaaaggcacagtatagaCACATTGGTGAggtgcctaaaggcacagtatagacacattggtggggtgcctaaagACACAGTATAGACACATTGGCGgggtgcctaaaggcacagtatagacacattggtggggtgcctaaagacacagtacagacacattggtggggtgcctaaaggcacagtatagACACATTGGCGgggtgcctaaaggcacagtatagACACATTGGCGGGGTGCCTAAAGAcacagtacagacacattggtggggtgcctaaaggcacagtacagacacattggtggggtgcctaaaggcacagtacagacacattggtggggtgcctaaaggcacagtacagacacattggtggggtgcctaaaggcacagtacagacacattggtggggtgcctaaaggcacagtacagacacattggtggggtgcctaaaggcacagtacagacacattggtggggtgcctaaagacacagtacagacacattggtgAGGTGCCTAAAGACACAGTATagacacattggtggggtgcctaaaggcacagtacagacacattggtggggtgcctaaaggcacagtacagacacattggtggggtgcctaaaggcacagtacagacacattggtggggtgcctaaaggcacagtacagacacattggtggggtgcctaaaggcacagtacagacacattggtggggtgcctaaaggcacagtacagacacattggtggggtgcctaaaggcacagtacagacacattggtggggtgcctaaaggcacagtacagacacattggtggggtgcctaaaggcacagtacagacacattggtggggtgcctaaagacacagtacagacacattggtgAGGTGCCTAAAGAcacagtacagacacattggtggggtgcctaaagacacagtacagacacattggtgaggtgcctaaaggcacagtacaggcacattggtggggtgcctaaaggcacagtacagacacattggtggggtgcctaaagacacagtacagacacattggtggggtgcctaaagacacagtacagacacattggtggggtgcctaaaggcacagtacagacacattggcggggtgcctaaaggcacagtacaggcacattggtggggtgcctaaagacacagtacagacacattggtggggtgcctaaagacacagtacagacacattggtggggtgcctaaaggcacagtacagacacattggtggggtgcctaaaggcacagtacagacacattggcggggtgcctaaaggcacagtacagacacattggtggggtgcctaaagacacagtacagacacattggtgaggtgcctaaaggcacagtacagacacattggtggggtgcctaaaggcacagtatagacacattggtggggtgcctaaaggcacagtacagacacattggtggggtgcctaaaggcacagtatagacacattggtggggtgcctaaaggcacagtacagacacattggtggggtgcctaaaggcacagtacagacacattggtggggtgcctaaaggcacagtatagACACATTGGTGCggtgcctaaaggcacagtacagacacattggtggggtgcctaaaggcacagtacagacacattggtgcggtgcctaaaggcacagtacagacacattggtggggtgcctaaagacacagtacagacacattggtggggtgcctaaaggcacagtacagacacattggtggggtgcctaaaggcacagtacagacacattggtgaggtgcctaaaggcacagtatagacacattggtggggtgcctaaaggcacagtacagacacattggtggggtgcctaaagacacagtacagacacattggtggggtgcctaaagacacagtacagacacattggtggggtgcctaaaggcacagtacagacacattggtggggtgcctaaagacacagtacagacacattggtggggtgcctaaagacacagtacagacacattggtggggtgcctaaaggcacagtacagacacattggtggggtgcctaaaggcacagtacagacacattggtggggtgcctaaaggcacagtatagacacattggtggggtgcctaaaggcacagtacagacacattggtggggtgcctaaaggcacagtatagacacattggtggggtgcctaaaggcacagtatagACACATTGGTGCAgtgcctaaaggcacagtatagACACATTGGTGCAGTGCCTAAAGGCATTGGGGGACTGATGGACAATGAATGATTGTTCTCTGTGACAAACTACTAGCAATAACATGGTAATCTGTGGCACTTGCTAATATTTCTTTCTCTGCCCCCAGCTTCTACTTTGTATTTCTGTCAGGGAACACAGCCATGCCAACCATGATGTGCAATTACACAAGGGCCTCAGTTCCCTCACCAAGACCAGTTTATGTGCAAACGATGGCCAGCTGAAATGAatctttttaattttcttttgagGGTCCCAGTGTTTCTAAGGTTGCCCCACTGGTATATGTCCGGTCCAGCCTGTAAATCAGCAGCTAAGGCCATGGCTGAAATTACCGTACAAATTAataccctcccttccctgaccctctctggaTTTTTTGAGCAAACAAGGGCCAGATTTTTCATGAGGATAATTTAGGAAAATACAGTGGGTGACAAATTGTATTTTGCCATTAACCCTTTCTGTTAGGGGTTTTACTCAGTATCAGTGAAACAGTGAATTGTGGACACAGTGAATTGTGATAGCAGTTGCCATAAGTACCTGTCAAATTTCCCTTATTGGACCCTGGTACATTTGTTTGTGTGATTATTCAACACCTAAACATATTTTCTGAAGCAGGATCATTGCAACAAATGGCCGTTTGTTACTTGCCTTGTAACCTGTGCCGGGGaccaaaaaaatacacttttatcCCGGTTGCTAACAACTCCTGCCGCACCACAACCTCTGCCCCCAACAGTTGACCAACTGCTTAATAGGGCTCCTAATTTTGCCTAATAATAGCACCACTGCCACCAGAGTCTCtgctttataatatattatataaataatgattttttttatcagatatttaaattattatatataatgttttttctcTGCTCAGAGCTCTAACTTGTGCCAAGGaacaaaaaagtcaaattttccTGGTTTTCAACAATATCTGTTGCCACTTGACCAAGCTTGAAATAGGCAGAAgaggatggcaaataattaaaaacctttaaaaatgaaaactagATGTAAAGTTGCTacacattctataaaatactatatatatatgttatatattcatataacatAGAGGGGTGAACTGCCCCTCACACACAATACAGTTTATATCCTTAATTAAACAACTGCACTATGTAAAAACTCCAATAAGGCAGCATTAAATAGCACTTTTTTATATGGATACAGTATGGAAtgccttattcggaaacccattatccagaaatctccaaaggCTATTTCCTATGGAGTATATTTttagcaaaataattttatttaaggTTGTCAGACTTGTTGACTCCCCTGGAATTTCAGGAGTCACACAGACCTAACCCCCACTCACCTGGCCCCCCGCAGTACATGAAGCATTTTCTTACCTCACCTTTGAAAAGCACAGAAGTTGCACCAAACTGGACCAGGAAGCCTGATTGGGGGCGTGGCCTGAGCAGATCAGGGGATTAGGGCAGAATGGTTGGGGAAGGGCAGGGCCAAACAACCTGGGCCTACACTAGATACGCTTACTATAAGTCTATTACTGGCAAATGAGGCTAAGATATTGCTAAATATCTCCAGACAAGCACAAACGATTTGGTGGCCGACAGGCCTAGATTTGTGGCAAGATCACAAAGGCCCAGGCTTATGGCGGCACAAATGGATGGGAAGAGGGAATGAGAGTGGAGTCTGACAGGGGGCGGCCTGTGAGTGCCCATTTGGCAAATCCGGCGCTGGTGGCGGACATGTTAGGCCCCATTAGTGTGATGCTTAATCAGAGAATACAAATACGAATGCATTACATTATACATTACACAATAATGCTAGAATTTGAAAACAAAGTCTCTATTCATTTGCCACAGCCTTGTTTTTCTTGGTGTGCTCAGGTTAAATTCCTGTTTCAGCTCTCAAATGTGTAAAAAGGAAACAGATGTTAAGATTTACAGGTTTACATTACAGGATG
The genomic region above belongs to Xenopus tropicalis strain Nigerian chromosome 9, UCB_Xtro_10.0, whole genome shotgun sequence and contains:
- the bhlha15 gene encoding class A basic helix-loop-helix protein 15, which produces MKAKSKAARRRRSVNIEDIHEQRSSSEAHLVKCPSYKEKRKGEDEELVKLTSKKKRETANGKEHSTRRLESNERERQRMHKLNNAFQALREVIPHVRAEKKLSKIETLTLAKNYINTLTATILNMSSGCAAPGQEGRPANGGKLFQHYQQQHSDEDNDGHLKQYSTQIHSFRQGS